One window from the genome of Salvia splendens isolate huo1 chromosome 9, SspV2, whole genome shotgun sequence encodes:
- the LOC121746911 gene encoding thiol:disulfide interchange protein TxlA homolog isoform X2 — protein MNPAPKHPLFCVKWPWNSNLNLNNNNPHCTLDTPWVFKSVRNLGAAAFKLINSTAKTHLGFNNQETSRSGQVQGEAEQRAFAAALVTARDATLLEFYSPKCRLCNSLLPFVTEIENRNSDWLNIVMADAENDMWLPEVVFFSSFSTSSSPLRHQVCTVLCPS, from the exons ATGAATCCAGCCCCAAAACACCCTCTTTTCTGCGTAAAATGGCCCTGGAACAGCAACCTCAATTTGAACAATAACAATCCCCACTGTACCCTCGATACTCCTTGGGTTTTCAAGTCTGTAAGGAATTTGGGCGCTGCTGCCTTCAAATTGATTAATTCCACCGCTAAAACCCATCTCGGATTCAACAATCAAGAGACCAGCAGATCCGGGCAAGTGCAAGGAGAGGCTGAGCAAAGAGCATTCGCTGCCGCCCTAGTCACCGCCAGAGACGCCACGCTGCTTGAGTTTTACTCTCCCAAGTGTAGGCTCTGTAATTCTCTGCTCCCATTTGTCACAGAAATCGAGAACCGCAACTCTGATTGGCTCAACATTGTTATGGCTGATGCTGAGAATGATATGTGGCTACCTGAGGTTGTctttttctcctctttctctACCTCTT CTTCTCCATTACGACATCAAGTATGTACCGTGCTTTGTCCTAGTTGA
- the LOC121749590 gene encoding serine/arginine repetitive matrix protein 1-like isoform X1: MSGGFFRGTSADQDTRFSNKQAKLLKSQKFPHELENLVDMTKVKIDVMKPWIAKRVTELIGFEDEVLINFIYGLLEGEAVNGKQIQISLTGFMERNTAKFMKELWLLLLSAQQNVSGVPQQFLDAKEEEAKIKKAETDRIANEIQRKKEKEKQEFYEDKAKMDGDGAKSRDNHSELEPNVKHYPRGSTVQQANEKERYNRNGRRRSSRGSRSPDSPNHSLSSSEQRRSRSISGGPPSRSRSISSERRDRSPPRRSITPHRRHVVRRSCSPRRRPYLNRRSRSNSRRRSPSPVRYRVRSPRRHRSRSPLRRRSRSPVRRRSRSPVRRRSRSPIRRRSRSPVRRRTRSPVQRKSRTPIRRSPVQYKSRTSLRRRSLSPVHSMSPSPIRGRSPVHRRSPSPVRRRSRSPLRRHSPSPRHQSPSPARRQYRRSLSTSSHQSMSPVRQRPSIHGRKRSCSPGIQRSPAPQESSSPSNIRRISLSPVRRGSTKHTRSPIHSPGEKARRRKNYSPARRASPSERAEVQSGNRKGTKSAEQRSVVSLRSPQRDMLDQRDLNGKPRNSSPSLEKSPSGSDASRGRSGSEERRSISPCGSPLQRRGRMIPPESPNPSRKASDPKIRRDDSRTSVDDENNLPSREIGRYKNRSSGKSSLMPVRDKGSLEAGDTHGLADSTQSKEQQLTNRLHDRPRDTADHKEHRERRELLTLTKTTDMSMKSREYHDYPQSKDMKIPRIEDDESGFRVPEKEDTPKLLRKSEQNDRNGSSDSALNEETGDHVSKVKEKRKQRKSGRQDAESDEFSSYDSHEDKKEIKKRKREEKKLKKEMRRRRREEEKRRRRGERLSEKQKLKQGDASGSSSDLAGDNSEDESVKRQKLRASNPKDTESEQKRLEIELREKALKSLRARKGSGN, translated from the exons ATGTCGGGCGGATTTTTCAGG GGCACCTCCGCCGATCAGGATACGCGATTCTCGAACAAGCAAGCGAAGCTTCTCAAGTCTCAGAAATTCCCTCATGAACTGGAAAATCTG GTGGATATGACCAAAGTGAAGATTGATGTTATGAAGCCCTGGATTGCAAAACGTGTGACTGAGCTAATTGGATTTGAAGATGAAGTGCTTATCAATTTCATTTATGGACTTTTGGAGGGAGAG GCAGTTAATGGGAAGCAGATTCAGATTTCCCTTACTGGATTTATGGAGAGAAATACTGCAAAGTTTATGAAGGAGCTCTGGTTATTGCTTCTCAGTGCGCAGCAAAATGTAAGCGGTGTCCCTCAACAATTTCTGGATGCAAAAGAAGAGGAAGCTAAAATAAAGAAG GCAGAGACAGATCGGATAGCCAATGAAATtcaaagaaagaaagagaaagagaagcaAGAATTTTATGAGGATAAAGCAAAGATG GACGGTGATGGAGCAAAGTCAAGAGACAATCATAGTGAGTTGGAGCCTAATGTGAAGCATTATCCCAGGGGTTCTACTGTCCAACAGGCAAATGAGAAAGAACGTTACAATAGAAATGGCCGGAGAAGAAGCAGCAG GGGTTCACGTTCTCCGGATTCACCTAACCACTCGCTATCTTCCAG TGAGCAGCGGAGGTCAAGAAGCATTTCTGGGGGACCACCATCAAGAAGTCGTTCCATTTCCTCCGAAAGACGAGATCGCTCTCCACCTAGACGGTCTATTACACCTCACCGGCGTCATGTTGTTCGGCGATCTTGCTCTCCAAGGCGTAGGCCATATTTGAATCGAAGATCGAGGTCTAACTCACGGCGCAGATCTCCTTCCCCCGTGCGATATAGAGTTCGTTCTCCAAGGCGTCATAGATCGCGATCTCCCTTGCGCCGTAGGTCACGGTCCCCTGTACGGCGTAGGTCACGGTCCCCCGTACGGCGTAGGTCACGGTCCCCTATACGGCGTAGGTCACGGTCCCCTGTAAGGCGTAGGACACGATCCCCTGTGCAACGTAAGTCGAGGACGCCCATACGGAGATCACCAGTTCAGTACAAGTCAAGAACGTCTTTACGACGCAGATCCCTTTCTCCTGTGCATAGCATGTCACCTTCCCCTATCAGAGGAAGATCTCCAGTGCATCGCCGGTCACCATCTCCTGTGCGCCGCCGTTCACGATCTCCATTGCGGCGGCACTCACCATCTCCACGTCATCAGTCTCCTTCTCCTGCAAGAAGGCAGTACCGCCGGTCTCTGTCAACTTCATCACATCAATCTATGTCTCCTGTTCGACAAAGGCCCTCTATACATGGTAGAAAAAGATCATGTTCTCCAGGGATTCAAAGATCTCCTGCCCCTCAAGAATCAAGTTCCCCCTCAAATATTCGTCGAATTTCCCTTTCACCAGTTAGGAGAGGATCAACGAAGCATACAAGATCACCTATCCATTCTCCTGGAGAAAAAGCTag AAGACGAAAGAACTATTCCCCTGCTCGTCGTGCTTCTCCCAGCGAAAGAGCCGAAGTTCAGTCAGGGAATCGTAAAGGAACAAAATCTGCAGAACAGCGGTCTGTTGTATCTCTGAGGTCACCACAGAGGGATATGCTGGATCAAAGAGATTTGAATGGAAAACCTCGAAACTCGTCACCGTCCTTGGAAAAGTCCCCATCCGGATCAGATGCTTCCAGGGGCAGAAGTGGCAGTGAAGAAAGAAG GTCTATTAGTCCTTGTGGTAGCCCTCTCCAAAGGAGGGGAAGAATGATACCGCCTGAGAGTCCAAATCCTTCGCGAAAAGCCTCTGATCCTAAAATTCGTCGTGATGATTCTAGGACAAGTGTGGATGATGAAAACAATTTGCCTAGCAG GGAGATTGGACGGTACAAAAATAGGTCTTCAGGGAAAAGTTCTTTGATGCCAGTGCGTGATAAGGGCTCACTGGAAGCTGGTGATACTCATGGTCTAGCTGATAGCACACAGTCAAAAGAGCAGCAACTGACGAACAGGTTGCA TGACAGGCCACGTGACACTGCTGATCATAAAGAACACCGCGAACGGAGAGAGTTGTTGACACTTACAAAAACGACTGATATGAGTATGAAAAGTAGGGAATATCATGACTATCCTCAATCCAAGGATATGAAAATTCCTCGCATAGAAGATGATGAGAGTGGTTTTCGGGTCCCAGAAAAGGAAGATACACCTAAATTGTTGAGGAAGTCTGAGCAGAATGATCGTAATGGTTCATCGGATTCTGCCCTAAATGAGGAGACTGGTGATCATGTGAGTAAAGTCAAAGAAAAGAGGAAGCAGAGGAAATCGGGTAGACAAGATGCTGAATCAGATGAGTTTTCTAGCTATGATTCCCATGAAGACAAGAAGGAGATCAAAAAGaggaaaagagaagaaaaaaaattgaaaaaggaGATGCGCCGGCGACGGCGGGAGGAGGAGAAACGCCGTCGAAGGGGTGAGAGGCTCTCAGAGAAGCAAAAGCTGAAGCAAGGTGATGCTAGTGGTTCATCATCAGATCTTGCAGGTGATAATTCTGAAGATGAAAGTGTTAAAAGGCAGAAGTTGCGAGCAAGCAACCCTAAGGACACGGAATCTGAGCAGAAAAGGCTAGAGATAGAGCTGCGTGAGAAGGCTCTTAAATCACTTCGAGCCAGAAAGGGCTCCGGAAACTAA
- the LOC121749590 gene encoding serine/arginine repetitive matrix protein 1-like isoform X2, giving the protein MSGGFFRGTSADQDTRFSNKQAKLLKSQKFPHELENLVDMTKVKIDVMKPWIAKRVTELIGFEDEVLINFIYGLLEGEAVNGKQIQISLTGFMERNTAKFMKELWLLLLSAQQNVSGVPQQFLDAKEEEAKIKKAETDRIANEIQRKKEKEKQEFYEDKAKMDGDGAKSRDNHSELEPNVKHYPRGSTVQQANEKERYNRNGRRRSSRGSRSPDSPNHSLSSSEQRRSRSISGGPPSRSRSISSERRDRSPPRRSITPHRRHVVRRSCSPRRRPYLNRRSRSNSRRRSPSPVRYRVRSPRRHRSRSPLRRRSRSPVRRRSRSPVRRRSRSPIRRRSRSPVRRRTRSPVQRKSRTPIRRSPVQYKSRTSLRRRSLSPVHSMSPSPIRGRSPVHRRSPSPVRRRSRSPLRRHSPSPRHQSPSPARRQYRRSLSTSSHQSMSPVRQRPSIHGRKRSCSPGIQRSPAPQESSSPSNIRRISLSPVRRGSTKHTRSPIHSPGEKARRRKNYSPARRASPSERAEVQSGNRKGTKSAEQRSVVSLRSPQRDMLDQRDLNGKPRNSSPSLEKSPSGSDASRGRSGSEERRSISPCGSPLQRRGRMIPPESPNPSRKASDPKIRRDDSRTSVDDENNLPSREIGRYKNRSSGKSSLMPVRDKGSLEAGDTHGLADSTQSKEQQLTNSDRPRDTADHKEHRERRELLTLTKTTDMSMKSREYHDYPQSKDMKIPRIEDDESGFRVPEKEDTPKLLRKSEQNDRNGSSDSALNEETGDHVSKVKEKRKQRKSGRQDAESDEFSSYDSHEDKKEIKKRKREEKKLKKEMRRRRREEEKRRRRGERLSEKQKLKQGDASGSSSDLAGDNSEDESVKRQKLRASNPKDTESEQKRLEIELREKALKSLRARKGSGN; this is encoded by the exons ATGTCGGGCGGATTTTTCAGG GGCACCTCCGCCGATCAGGATACGCGATTCTCGAACAAGCAAGCGAAGCTTCTCAAGTCTCAGAAATTCCCTCATGAACTGGAAAATCTG GTGGATATGACCAAAGTGAAGATTGATGTTATGAAGCCCTGGATTGCAAAACGTGTGACTGAGCTAATTGGATTTGAAGATGAAGTGCTTATCAATTTCATTTATGGACTTTTGGAGGGAGAG GCAGTTAATGGGAAGCAGATTCAGATTTCCCTTACTGGATTTATGGAGAGAAATACTGCAAAGTTTATGAAGGAGCTCTGGTTATTGCTTCTCAGTGCGCAGCAAAATGTAAGCGGTGTCCCTCAACAATTTCTGGATGCAAAAGAAGAGGAAGCTAAAATAAAGAAG GCAGAGACAGATCGGATAGCCAATGAAATtcaaagaaagaaagagaaagagaagcaAGAATTTTATGAGGATAAAGCAAAGATG GACGGTGATGGAGCAAAGTCAAGAGACAATCATAGTGAGTTGGAGCCTAATGTGAAGCATTATCCCAGGGGTTCTACTGTCCAACAGGCAAATGAGAAAGAACGTTACAATAGAAATGGCCGGAGAAGAAGCAGCAG GGGTTCACGTTCTCCGGATTCACCTAACCACTCGCTATCTTCCAG TGAGCAGCGGAGGTCAAGAAGCATTTCTGGGGGACCACCATCAAGAAGTCGTTCCATTTCCTCCGAAAGACGAGATCGCTCTCCACCTAGACGGTCTATTACACCTCACCGGCGTCATGTTGTTCGGCGATCTTGCTCTCCAAGGCGTAGGCCATATTTGAATCGAAGATCGAGGTCTAACTCACGGCGCAGATCTCCTTCCCCCGTGCGATATAGAGTTCGTTCTCCAAGGCGTCATAGATCGCGATCTCCCTTGCGCCGTAGGTCACGGTCCCCTGTACGGCGTAGGTCACGGTCCCCCGTACGGCGTAGGTCACGGTCCCCTATACGGCGTAGGTCACGGTCCCCTGTAAGGCGTAGGACACGATCCCCTGTGCAACGTAAGTCGAGGACGCCCATACGGAGATCACCAGTTCAGTACAAGTCAAGAACGTCTTTACGACGCAGATCCCTTTCTCCTGTGCATAGCATGTCACCTTCCCCTATCAGAGGAAGATCTCCAGTGCATCGCCGGTCACCATCTCCTGTGCGCCGCCGTTCACGATCTCCATTGCGGCGGCACTCACCATCTCCACGTCATCAGTCTCCTTCTCCTGCAAGAAGGCAGTACCGCCGGTCTCTGTCAACTTCATCACATCAATCTATGTCTCCTGTTCGACAAAGGCCCTCTATACATGGTAGAAAAAGATCATGTTCTCCAGGGATTCAAAGATCTCCTGCCCCTCAAGAATCAAGTTCCCCCTCAAATATTCGTCGAATTTCCCTTTCACCAGTTAGGAGAGGATCAACGAAGCATACAAGATCACCTATCCATTCTCCTGGAGAAAAAGCTag AAGACGAAAGAACTATTCCCCTGCTCGTCGTGCTTCTCCCAGCGAAAGAGCCGAAGTTCAGTCAGGGAATCGTAAAGGAACAAAATCTGCAGAACAGCGGTCTGTTGTATCTCTGAGGTCACCACAGAGGGATATGCTGGATCAAAGAGATTTGAATGGAAAACCTCGAAACTCGTCACCGTCCTTGGAAAAGTCCCCATCCGGATCAGATGCTTCCAGGGGCAGAAGTGGCAGTGAAGAAAGAAG GTCTATTAGTCCTTGTGGTAGCCCTCTCCAAAGGAGGGGAAGAATGATACCGCCTGAGAGTCCAAATCCTTCGCGAAAAGCCTCTGATCCTAAAATTCGTCGTGATGATTCTAGGACAAGTGTGGATGATGAAAACAATTTGCCTAGCAG GGAGATTGGACGGTACAAAAATAGGTCTTCAGGGAAAAGTTCTTTGATGCCAGTGCGTGATAAGGGCTCACTGGAAGCTGGTGATACTCATGGTCTAGCTGATAGCACACAGTCAAAAGAGCAGCAACTGACGAACAG TGACAGGCCACGTGACACTGCTGATCATAAAGAACACCGCGAACGGAGAGAGTTGTTGACACTTACAAAAACGACTGATATGAGTATGAAAAGTAGGGAATATCATGACTATCCTCAATCCAAGGATATGAAAATTCCTCGCATAGAAGATGATGAGAGTGGTTTTCGGGTCCCAGAAAAGGAAGATACACCTAAATTGTTGAGGAAGTCTGAGCAGAATGATCGTAATGGTTCATCGGATTCTGCCCTAAATGAGGAGACTGGTGATCATGTGAGTAAAGTCAAAGAAAAGAGGAAGCAGAGGAAATCGGGTAGACAAGATGCTGAATCAGATGAGTTTTCTAGCTATGATTCCCATGAAGACAAGAAGGAGATCAAAAAGaggaaaagagaagaaaaaaaattgaaaaaggaGATGCGCCGGCGACGGCGGGAGGAGGAGAAACGCCGTCGAAGGGGTGAGAGGCTCTCAGAGAAGCAAAAGCTGAAGCAAGGTGATGCTAGTGGTTCATCATCAGATCTTGCAGGTGATAATTCTGAAGATGAAAGTGTTAAAAGGCAGAAGTTGCGAGCAAGCAACCCTAAGGACACGGAATCTGAGCAGAAAAGGCTAGAGATAGAGCTGCGTGAGAAGGCTCTTAAATCACTTCGAGCCAGAAAGGGCTCCGGAAACTAA
- the LOC121749591 gene encoding protein PLASTID TRANSCRIPTIONALLY ACTIVE 16, chloroplastic-like, with the protein MALTLSSNSFLLTTTIPPSRAALSTHRPPTIFAKKSDDEPQNSTPFRFDFDFGDVTSLVPVVSNPSSRLSFRRKEPGTVFVAGATGQAGIRIAQTLLRQGFSVRAGVPDLAAAQELALLAAQYKIISPEESKRLNAVASAFDDAESIAKAIGSASKVVVTIGAGENGPSAQVSTLDALLVVEAAKLANVGHVAIVYDEASGILSTYNVLDGITSFFSNLFTKSQPLTITEFLQSVVKADVAYTLIKTKLTEDFSPESSYNLVVSGEGSAAAAAANDYKVARSQIASLVADVFSNTEVAENKVVEVSTDPSAPSKAVYELLSAIPEDGRRKVYAEALAKEEAEEEALRATEEARKSAEAVKKAKEEDEDLAASLSEAQKKAGESVESFLNTAKGFSSGINWDNLSSQLKSAVQKNEEADEPKVQVATVRGQAKARSLPSLKAVVKKPARTPPVSKAKDVPKPKAKAPEPSKETRKVFGGLFKQETIYIDDD; encoded by the exons ATGGCGCTAACTCTCTCTTCAAATTCGTTTCTCCTCACCACCACCATTCCTCCTTCGAGAGCCGCCCTCTCCACTCACCGCCCTCCCACTATCTTCGCCAAGAAGTCCGATGACGAACCCCAAAATTCCACCCCCTTCCGCTTCGATTTTGATTTCGGCGACGTCACGTCGTTAGTCCCCGTGGTCTCGAATCCATCCTCGCGCCTGTCATTCCGCCGCAAGGAACCTGGCACTGTGTTCGTCGCCGGTGCCACCGGCCAGGCTGGGATCCGCATTGCCCAGACGCTCCTCCGCCAAGGCTTCAGCGTCCGGGCAGGCGTCCCCGACCTCGCTGCTGCCCAGGAGCTCGCCCTTCTCGCTGCACAGTATAAG ATAATATCTCCCGAGGAATCAAAGAGACTAAACGCGGTTGCTTCGGCCTTCGACGATGCAGAATCAATCGCCAAAGCCATCGGCAGTGCTAGCAAAGTGGTGGTGACCATCGGCGCAGGGGAGAACGGCCCGAGTGCCCAAGTGAGCACATTGGATGCCCTGCTAGTGGTCGAGGCTGCTAAGCTAGCAAATGTTGGGCATGTGGCGATTGTCTACGACGAGGCCTCCGGGATCTTGTCCACCTACAACGTTCTAGACGGCATCACCTCCTTCTTTAGCAACTTATTTACCAAATCTCAGCCCTTAACCATCACTGAGTTTCTGCAGAGTGTGGTGAAGGCTGATGTCGCCTACACTCTCATAAAGACCAAGCTGACCGAAGACTTTTCACCCGAGAGTTCTTACAACCTTGTCGTCTCTGGTGAGGGGAgtgctgccgccgctgctgccaACGACTACAAA GTTGCAAGATCACAGATAGCTTCACTGGTGGCTGATGTCTTCTCCAATACAGAAGTTGCAGAAAACAAGGTTGTGGAGGTCTCTACTGATCCATCTGCGCCATCAAAGGCTGTATACGAACTTCTGAG TGCCATCCCAGAGGATGGGAGAAGAAAGGTTTATGCAGAAGCCCTTGCAAAGGAGGAGGCAGAGGAAGAAGCGCTGAGAGCAACAGAAGAAGCTCGGAAAAGTGCTGAAGCAGTGAAGAAGGCCAaggaagaggacgaagacctagCCGCCAGTCTATCTGAAGCTCAGAAGAAGGCGGGAGAGTCAGTTGAGAGCTTTTTGAACACAGCTAAAGGCTTCAGCTCGGGCATAAACTGGGATAACTTGAGCTCACAGCTTAAATCGGCTGTTCAGAAGAATGAGGAGGCGGACGAGCCTAAAGTGCAGGTTGCAACGGTGAGGGGGCAGGCCAAGGCGCGTTCCCTGCCTTCTCTCAAGGCAGTGGTGAAGAAGCCTGCCCGGACACCTCCCGTTTCCAAGGCCAAGGATGTCCCGAAACCTAAGGCAAAAGCGCCTGAGCCCAGCAAGGAGACGCGGAAGGTTTTTGGTGGTTTGTTCAAGCAGGAAACCATCTACATTGATGATGACTAG
- the LOC121746911 gene encoding thiol:disulfide interchange protein TxlA homolog isoform X1: MNPAPKHPLFCVKWPWNSNLNLNNNNPHCTLDTPWVFKSVRNLGAAAFKLINSTAKTHLGFNNQETSRSGQVQGEAEQRAFAAALVTARDATLLEFYSPKCRLCNSLLPFVTEIENRNSDWLNIVMADAENDMWLPELLHYDIKYVPCFVLVDKHGNALAKTGVPNSRLHVVAGVSHLLKIRRPVKN; encoded by the exons ATGAATCCAGCCCCAAAACACCCTCTTTTCTGCGTAAAATGGCCCTGGAACAGCAACCTCAATTTGAACAATAACAATCCCCACTGTACCCTCGATACTCCTTGGGTTTTCAAGTCTGTAAGGAATTTGGGCGCTGCTGCCTTCAAATTGATTAATTCCACCGCTAAAACCCATCTCGGATTCAACAATCAAGAGACCAGCAGATCCGGGCAAGTGCAAGGAGAGGCTGAGCAAAGAGCATTCGCTGCCGCCCTAGTCACCGCCAGAGACGCCACGCTGCTTGAGTTTTACTCTCCCAAGTGTAGGCTCTGTAATTCTCTGCTCCCATTTGTCACAGAAATCGAGAACCGCAACTCTGATTGGCTCAACATTGTTATGGCTGATGCTGAGAATGATATGTGGCTACCTGAG CTTCTCCATTACGACATCAAGTATGTACCGTGCTTTGTCCTAGTTGATAAACACGGCAATGCCCTCGCAAAAACAGGCGTTCCAAACAGTCGACTCCATGTTGTGGCTGGTGTTTCCCATCTGCTCAAAATTAGACGCCCTGTGAAGAATTAG